Proteins encoded together in one Oreochromis aureus strain Israel breed Guangdong linkage group 23, ZZ_aureus, whole genome shotgun sequence window:
- the s1pr4 gene encoding sphingosine 1-phosphate receptor 4: MSALSSLTSSSSCPHMYNLPTYQSNSTAPNATSAATGINHVILRHYNYTGRLQNRTIANTQNQISVSVAVFLFFSIVIILENLLVLVAVISRIRRSRRWVYVCIANITLSDLLTGAAYLVNICLSGSQTFRLTPALWLFREGMLFVALAASIFSLLLIAVERYTTMMKPLPQKSTRKTYYRIYGLVALCWGLALVIGFLPLLGWNCVCSLDGCSTLLPLYSKTYIFFSLIIFFVILLAIGVLYGAIYCHVHKSAQLAPQRSRKRSLALLKTVITIVGVFMLCWGPLFMLLLVDFFCVSRQCALLFSAEFCISLAVLNSGLNPIIYALGSSEMRKAIAELLCCCCLRVGLCHPDTFTSKETSSTSESRRDSLRNSFSKVRNLSVASPPSTPSKTRRAPRKYRLSTTTSCLSVSSG, from the coding sequence ATGAGTGCCTTGTCTTCCctcacgtcctcttcctcctgccCTCACATGTACAACTTACCCACCTACCAGAGCAACAGCACCGCACCAAATGCCACCAGTGCTGCAACTGGGATCAACCATGTGATCCTGAGGCATTACAACTACACCGGCCGTCTGCAGAACAGGACCATCGCGAACACCCAGAACCAGATCAGTGTCTCCGTGGCCGTCTTCCTGTTCTTCAGCATTGTCATCATCCTGGAGAATCTCCTGGTGCTGGTGGCCGTCATCTCCCGCATCCGCCGCAGCCGTCGTTGGGTATATGTTTGCATTGCCAACATCACACTCAGCGATCTCCTCACCGGAGCCGCTTACCTGGTGAACATCTGCTTGTCTGGCAGCCAGACCTTTCGCCTGACGCCTGCTCTGTGGCTCTTCAGGGAGGGCATGCTGTTTGTGGCCCTGGCAGCTTCCATATTCAGTTTGCTGCTGATTGCTGTGGAGCGTTACACCACTATGATGAAGCCACTTCCCCAGAAGTCAACCAGAAAGACCTACTATCGAATCTATGGCTTGGTAGCGCTTTGTTGGGGTTTGGCGCTGGTTATTGGCTTTCTCCCCTTGCTGGGCTGGAACTGTGTGTGCAGCCTGGATGGATGCTCCACCCTGCTTCCTCTCTACTCCAAGACttacatctttttttctctcattatCTTTTTCGTCATCCTTCTGGCTATCGGTGTGCTCTATGGTGCCATCTACTGCCACGTGCACAAGAGTGCTCAGCTAGCGCCCCAGCGCAGTCGCAAGCGCTCCTTAGCTCTGCTGAAGACTGTTATCACCATTGTTGGGGTCTTTATGCTCTGCTGGGGGCCGCTCTTCATGCTGTTACTGGTAGATTTCTTCTGTGTCTCCCGCCAGTGCGCACTGCTGTTCAGCGCTGAATTTTGCATCTCCCTGGCCGTCCTCAACTCGGGCCTGAACCCCATCATCTACGCCCTGGGCAGCAGCGAGATGAGAAAAGCCATCGCtgagctgctctgctgctgctgcctgagGGTTGGCCTCTGCCACCCAGACACATTCACATCAAAGGAGACCAGCAGCACCTCAGAGAGCAGGAGGGACAGTCTGAGGAACAGTTTTAGTAAGGTCAGGAACCTGAGTGTGGCCTCCCCGCCATCCACCCCAAGCAAAACTCGCAGGGCACCTAGAAAATATAGGCTGAGCACCACCACCAGCTGCCTGTCAGTTTCAAGTGGTTAA